One segment of Carya illinoinensis cultivar Pawnee chromosome 13, C.illinoinensisPawnee_v1, whole genome shotgun sequence DNA contains the following:
- the LOC122292520 gene encoding uncharacterized protein LOC122292520 translates to MFAPVAVALAVGLLGWAYKALKPPPPKICGSPDGPRVTSARVKLSDGRHLAYRESGVQKEEAKYKIIFIHGYNSSKDLDLPVPQELIKELKIYFLFFDRAGYGDSDPYPSRSVKSEAFDIQELADLLQIGSKFYVIGASMGGYAVWSCLKYIPHRLLGASLLSPFVHYWWPRVPANLSKEGFRRLRPSYQWSFRIAHYTPWLFYWWMTQKWFPTLSTEGAAMFNDHDIEILKRLSEAPSGGQEKITQQGEYESLHRDIIVGYASWEFDPTDITNPFPENDVSVHIWQAKGDRVIPFQINSYLSEKLPWIHYHEVPEGGHLIFFRSDICEAVIRSLLLG, encoded by the exons ATGTTTGCACCGGTTGCAGTAGCATTGGCCGTGGGTCTTCTGGGGTGGGCTTATAAGGCACTGAAACCTCCGCCTCCAAAAATATGTGGATCACCAGATGGTCCTCGTGTCACTTCAGCTAGAGTGAAACTCAGTGATGGAAGGCATTTGGCCTACAGGGAGTCTGGAGTTCAAAAAGAAGAGGCAAAGTACAAGATCATTTTCATTCATGGCTACAACAGCTCAAAAGATCTGGATCTACCTGTTCCGCAA GAACTTATAAAGGAGCTGAAGatatatttccttttcttcGACAGAGCGGGTTATGGAGACAGTGATCCATATCCTTCACGCTCAGTGAAGAGTGAAGCATTTGATATTCAAGAACTAGCTGATCTGCTGCAGATTGGAtcaaaattttatgtaattggaGCCTCGATGGGAGGCTATGCTGTTTGGAGTTGCCTGAAATACATACCACACAG GTTGTTGGGAGCTTCCCTGCTTTCTCCTTTTGTGCACTACTGGTGGCCACGCGTACCTGCCAATCTTTCAAAAGAGGGATTTAGGAGGTTGCGTCCATCATACCAATGGTCATTTCGAATTGCACACTACACTCCGTGGTTATTCTATTGGTGGATGACTCAGAAATGGTTCCCTACGTTGAGCACGGAGGGTGCAGCAATGTTCAATGACCACGATATTGAGATCTTGAAGAGGTTGTCAGAAGCCCCAAGCGGTGGCCAG GAAAAGATAACGCAGCAAGGTGAGTATGAGTCGTTGCACCGAGACATAATAGTTGGCTATGCCAGTTGGGAATTTGATCCTACTGACATAACCAATCCATTCCCTGAAAACGATGTCTCCGTTCACATTTGGCAAGCCAAAGGAGACAGGGTCATTCCCTTTCAGATTAACAGTTATCTTTCAGAGAAGCTTCCATGGATTCATTATCACGAGGTTCCTGAAGGAGGGCATTTAATTTTCTTCAGGAGCGATATATGTGAGGCCGTTATAAGATCACTTTTGCTTGGATGA
- the LOC122291088 gene encoding uncharacterized protein LOC122291088 produces the protein MCNGEFFNKEPLEAFEYFDYLSENAQSWDVSEMYDRSKNPKFLSGGRKYHLKKADNLHATLALLSKKVESIELKKVSELQALPSTSEKCNICEDLGHVTSACPTIPAFKEVLLDQSNAVNMISKNFSGPCSNTYNLDWRNHLNFGCRNEQPTAPGPAQYAPYSAPTAPGPSQYANHPPPVQKKNLEDTMQQLSVSLQQFMQSQNTINNQNSQAINDIRGTLTRVTTALSAQEKGKFPAQPQPNPQGLNQQTQSTTESANVKSVKAITTLRSGKVVDIPAHGTTSSGKNSNPSQDKGEPSMLDSETNICPTPAPFPHRLLSMHKEKQYAEILEIFRHVRINIPLLDTIKQILAYAKFLKDLCTVKRKLNVQKKAFLTEQVSAIIQNHTPPKFKDPGSPTISCVIGNAKIGQALLDLGLGVNLLPFSVYEQLGLGELKPASIILQLADKSIKIPKGIVEDVLVQVDKFYYPVDFVVLDMKVTVHSNSLAPVILGRPFLVTSNAIINCRSGVLKLSFGNMTLELNIFNLCRQPQEPKELQEVKVLLQGNYVVLSTLTILD, from the coding sequence ATGTGCAATggtgaattttttaataaagaaccCTTGGAAGCATTTGAGTACTTTGACTATTTATCTGAAAATGCCCAGTCATGGGATGTTTCTGAGATGTATGACAGAtctaaaaatccaaaatttttaagTGGGGGTAGAAAGTATCATTTGAAAAAAGCTGATAATTTACATGCTACACTTGCATTACTCTCTAAGAAGGTAGAGTCTATAGAACTTAAGAAAGTCAGCGAGTTGCAAGCCCTACCATCTACTTCTGAAAAATGTAACATATGTGAAGATCTCGGGCATGTGACTAGTGCATGCCCAACAATTCCTGCATTTAAAGAAGTCTTGCTTGACCAATCTAATGCTGTGAATATGATATCTAAAAATTTTTCTGGGCCATGTTCTAACACTTATAATTTAGATTGGAGGAACCATCTAAATTTTGGTTGTAGAAATGAGCAGCCAACAGCCCCAGGACCTGCTCAATATGCTCCCTATTCAGCACCAACAGCCCCAGGACCTTCACAATATGCAAATCACCCACCTCCAGTGCAAAAGAAGAACTTGGAGGATACCATGCAGCAGTTGTCCGTGAGCCTCCAGCAGTTCATGCAAAGTCAGAATACGATAAATAATCAGAATTCACAAGCAATAAACGACATTAGAGGAACACTCACAAGAGTGACCACCGCTTTAAGTGCTCAAGAAAAAGGGAAATTCCCTGCTCAGCCTCAACCCAACCCACAAGGACTGAATCAGCAAACTCAGAGTACTACTGAAAGTGCCAATGTCAAATCTGTCAAGGCCATCACAACTCTAAGGAGTGGTAAGGTTGTGGATATTCCTGCACATGGTACAACCAGCTCAGGTAAAAATTCTAACCCTTCCCAAGATAAAGGTGAGCCAAGCATGCTAGATTCTGAAACAAATATATGCCCCACACCTGCCCCATTCCCACATAGATTGCTTTCTATGCATAAGGAAAAACAGTATGCTGAAATTCTGGAAATTTTTAGACATGTCAGGATTAATATTCCTCTTCTTGATACCATTAAACAAATTCTTGCTTATGCTAAATTTCTAAAGGATTTATGCACTGTAAAAAGGAAGTTAAATGTGCAGAAAAAAGCCTTTCTCACTGAGCAAGTCAGTGCAATAATTCAGAATCACACACCACCCAAGTTTAAAGACCCTGGTTCACCAACTATTTCTTGTGTCATTGGAAATGCAAAAATTGGCCAAGCTTTACTTGACTTAGGTTTAGGAGTTAATTTGCTACCTTTTAGTGTGTATGAACAGCTGGGTTTGGGTGAATTAAAGCCTGCTTCCATTATTTTACAGCTTGCTgataaatcaatcaaaatacCAAAGGGTATTGTTGAGGATGTCTTGGTCCAAGTAGataaattctactacccagtagattttgtggtgctAGACATGAAAGTGACTGTCCATTCAAATTCTTTAGCACCCGTGATTTTAGGGAGACCATTCTTAGTAACTTCTAATGCCATAAttaattgtaggagtggtgtcTTGAAATTAAGCTTTGGGAATATGACCTTAGAATTGAACATTTTCAACTTGTGCAGGCAACCTCAAGAACCCAAGGAACTTCAAGAAGTCAAAGTACTCTTACAGGGAAATTATGTTGTTTTAAGTACTCTTACTATACTTGATTAA
- the LOC122291244 gene encoding pentatricopeptide repeat-containing protein At1g08070, chloroplastic-like isoform X1 — MAAISGHPTLLLNPIVSTLEKCKTMHEMRQIHAHMIKTDLVNHTFTVSKLVTFCTLSRSPGSLAYALSVFRQIRNPNAFIFFTLINGFSGSWNPVKSITLYAHMLSCLTDLNGIEFSLPSVLKACGRSRSLEEGQQVHGQILKSHFQFDPFVSNSLIRMYMELDEIEMARMVFDKMLERDVISWNSMITGYLSAGEIELARVLFNEMPERDIVSCNAMIDGYGKFGKCELAEEVFRMMNDKDVVSWTSMISAYVLNHRPREALDFFREMLSVGVRPDAPAIVSVLSAISDLGFVEEGKWIHTHISKNKIELSNGFIASALIDMYAKCGHIENAYHVFRYVSHRRNIGDWNALISGLSTHGLGQDALEVFLDMERMGIEPNEITFIGLLSACSHGGMVDEGQYYFKIMQEKYNIVPKIQHYGCMIDLYGRAGRFEDALGVIQNMPMEADVLAWKAILSASMKHGNAAIGENAALKAMDSAPEDSSSYVLLSNIYAKARRWDDVAKVRLLMKERGVKKIPGCSSILVNGKVHGFLARKEMDIEFSGEVLLKIDEVVAKLKLEGYEPDLTQVLLDIEEEGKRSLLCLHSEKMALAFGLINIRNGAPIHIVKNLRICCDCHSFIKLVSRVYSRRIVVRDQNRFHHFENGSCSCKEYW; from the coding sequence ATGGCAGCCATCTCAGGCCACCCAACCTTGCTTTTGAACCCCATCGTTTCAACGTTGGAAAAATGCAAGACCATGCATGAAATGCGCCAAATTCACGCCCACATGATCAAGACAGACCTTGTCAACCACACATTCACAGTAAGCAAACTCGTCACCTTTTGTACCCTCTCCCGTTCCCCCGGGAGTTTAGCCTACGCTTTGTCAGTCTTTCGTCAAATCCGAAACCCCAAtgccttcatcttcttcacacTAATTAATGGTTTTTCTGGCAGCTGGAACCCTGTAAAGTCTATAACTCTCTATGCCCACATGCTTTCTTGCTTGACAGATTTGAATGGTATTGAGTTTTCTCTTCCATCAGTACTCAAAGCGTGCGGCAGATCGCGCTCGTTAGAGGAAGGGCAGCAAGTTCACGGGCAAATCTTGAAATCTCATTTTCAGTTTGACCCGTTTGTTTCTAATTCATTGATTAGGATGTACATGGAGCTTGATGAGATTGAGATGGCGAGAATGGTGTTTGACAAAATGCTTGAAAGAGATGTAATTTCTTGGAATTCGATGATTACGGGTTACTTGAGTGCTGGAGAGATTGAGTTGGCACGTGTGCTATTTAACGAGATGCCAGAAAGAGACATAGTTTCTTGTAATGCAATGATCGATGGGTATGGCAAGTTTGGAAAGTGTGAGCTGGCTGAGGAGGTTTTCAGGATGATGAATGATAAGGATGTGGTTTCTTGGACGTCGATGATATCTGCATATGTACTTAATCATCGTCCAAGGGAAGCCTTGGATTTTTTTAGGGAAATGCTGAGTGTGGGAGTAAGACCTGATGCCCCTGCTATTGTTAGTGTTCTTTCAGCCATTTCTGACTTGGGTTTTGTCGAGGAGGGTAAATGGATACATACTCACATATCTAAAAATAAGATAGAATTGAGTAATGGGTTTATCGCATCAGCTCTTATTGACATGTATGCAAAATGCGGGCATATAGAAAATGCCTATCATGTCTTTAGATATGTATCTCATAGGAGAAACATTGGGGATTGGAATGCTTTGATCTCTGGTCTTTCAACTCATGGTCTTGGTCAAGATGCTCTTGAAGTTTTCCTTGACATGGAAAGAATGGGGATTGAGCCCAATGAAATTACATTCATAGGACTCTTAAGTGCTTGTAGCCATGGAGGAATGGTTGATGAGGgtcaatattattttaaaataatgcaaGAAAAGTACAATATTGTTCCCAAGATTCAACACTATGGATGTATGATTGATCTTTATGGCAGAGCAGGTCGCTTTGAGGATGCACTAGGAGTTATACAGAACATGCCAATGGAGGCTGATGTTTTAGCTTGGAAGGCTATTCTTAGTGCCAGCATGAAGCATGGCAATGCTGCGATTGGTGAAAATGCTGCCCTCAAAGCAATGGATTCTGCCCCAGAAGACTCAAGTTCTTATGTTCTTCTCTCAAATATCTATGCGAAGGCCAGGAGATGGGATGACGTAGCTAAGGTCAGATTACTCATGAAAGAGAGAGGAGTGAAAAAGATTCCAGGCTGCAGTTCAATCCTTGTAAATGGGAAAGTTCATGGGTTCCTTGCAAGGAAGGAAATGGATATTGAATTTAGTGGTGAGGTTCTCTTGAAGATAGATGAAGTAGTCGCTAAGCTAAAGTTGGAAGGCTATGAGCCTGACCTAACTCAAGTTCTATTAGATATTGAAGAGGAAGGGAAAAGAAGCTTGCTTTGTCTTCATAGTGAGAAGATGGCACTTGCATTCGGACTTATAAACATTAGAAATGGTGCGCCTATTCATATTGTGAAGAACTTAAGGATTTGCTGTGATTGTCATTCCTTTATCAAGCTGGTTTCAAGGGTTTACAGCCGTCGAATAGTTGTGAGAGACCAAAACCGTTTCCATCACTTTGAGAATGGTTCCTGCTCCTGCAAAGAATATTGGTAA
- the LOC122291244 gene encoding pentatricopeptide repeat-containing protein At5g48910-like isoform X2: MLSCLTDLNGIEFSLPSVLKACGRSRSLEEGQQVHGQILKSHFQFDPFVSNSLIRMYMELDEIEMARMVFDKMLERDVISWNSMITGYLSAGEIELARVLFNEMPERDIVSCNAMIDGYGKFGKCELAEEVFRMMNDKDVVSWTSMISAYVLNHRPREALDFFREMLSVGVRPDAPAIVSVLSAISDLGFVEEGKWIHTHISKNKIELSNGFIASALIDMYAKCGHIENAYHVFRYVSHRRNIGDWNALISGLSTHGLGQDALEVFLDMERMGIEPNEITFIGLLSACSHGGMVDEGQYYFKIMQEKYNIVPKIQHYGCMIDLYGRAGRFEDALGVIQNMPMEADVLAWKAILSASMKHGNAAIGENAALKAMDSAPEDSSSYVLLSNIYAKARRWDDVAKVRLLMKERGVKKIPGCSSILVNGKVHGFLARKEMDIEFSGEVLLKIDEVVAKLKLEGYEPDLTQVLLDIEEEGKRSLLCLHSEKMALAFGLINIRNGAPIHIVKNLRICCDCHSFIKLVSRVYSRRIVVRDQNRFHHFENGSCSCKEYW, from the coding sequence ATGCTTTCTTGCTTGACAGATTTGAATGGTATTGAGTTTTCTCTTCCATCAGTACTCAAAGCGTGCGGCAGATCGCGCTCGTTAGAGGAAGGGCAGCAAGTTCACGGGCAAATCTTGAAATCTCATTTTCAGTTTGACCCGTTTGTTTCTAATTCATTGATTAGGATGTACATGGAGCTTGATGAGATTGAGATGGCGAGAATGGTGTTTGACAAAATGCTTGAAAGAGATGTAATTTCTTGGAATTCGATGATTACGGGTTACTTGAGTGCTGGAGAGATTGAGTTGGCACGTGTGCTATTTAACGAGATGCCAGAAAGAGACATAGTTTCTTGTAATGCAATGATCGATGGGTATGGCAAGTTTGGAAAGTGTGAGCTGGCTGAGGAGGTTTTCAGGATGATGAATGATAAGGATGTGGTTTCTTGGACGTCGATGATATCTGCATATGTACTTAATCATCGTCCAAGGGAAGCCTTGGATTTTTTTAGGGAAATGCTGAGTGTGGGAGTAAGACCTGATGCCCCTGCTATTGTTAGTGTTCTTTCAGCCATTTCTGACTTGGGTTTTGTCGAGGAGGGTAAATGGATACATACTCACATATCTAAAAATAAGATAGAATTGAGTAATGGGTTTATCGCATCAGCTCTTATTGACATGTATGCAAAATGCGGGCATATAGAAAATGCCTATCATGTCTTTAGATATGTATCTCATAGGAGAAACATTGGGGATTGGAATGCTTTGATCTCTGGTCTTTCAACTCATGGTCTTGGTCAAGATGCTCTTGAAGTTTTCCTTGACATGGAAAGAATGGGGATTGAGCCCAATGAAATTACATTCATAGGACTCTTAAGTGCTTGTAGCCATGGAGGAATGGTTGATGAGGgtcaatattattttaaaataatgcaaGAAAAGTACAATATTGTTCCCAAGATTCAACACTATGGATGTATGATTGATCTTTATGGCAGAGCAGGTCGCTTTGAGGATGCACTAGGAGTTATACAGAACATGCCAATGGAGGCTGATGTTTTAGCTTGGAAGGCTATTCTTAGTGCCAGCATGAAGCATGGCAATGCTGCGATTGGTGAAAATGCTGCCCTCAAAGCAATGGATTCTGCCCCAGAAGACTCAAGTTCTTATGTTCTTCTCTCAAATATCTATGCGAAGGCCAGGAGATGGGATGACGTAGCTAAGGTCAGATTACTCATGAAAGAGAGAGGAGTGAAAAAGATTCCAGGCTGCAGTTCAATCCTTGTAAATGGGAAAGTTCATGGGTTCCTTGCAAGGAAGGAAATGGATATTGAATTTAGTGGTGAGGTTCTCTTGAAGATAGATGAAGTAGTCGCTAAGCTAAAGTTGGAAGGCTATGAGCCTGACCTAACTCAAGTTCTATTAGATATTGAAGAGGAAGGGAAAAGAAGCTTGCTTTGTCTTCATAGTGAGAAGATGGCACTTGCATTCGGACTTATAAACATTAGAAATGGTGCGCCTATTCATATTGTGAAGAACTTAAGGATTTGCTGTGATTGTCATTCCTTTATCAAGCTGGTTTCAAGGGTTTACAGCCGTCGAATAGTTGTGAGAGACCAAAACCGTTTCCATCACTTTGAGAATGGTTCCTGCTCCTGCAAAGAATATTGGTAA